A genomic stretch from Terriglobus sp. RCC_193 includes:
- a CDS encoding right-handed parallel beta-helix repeat-containing protein: MILTYVRRFAVVVLLALCSAVQVCGEEFYVSPKGADTNPGTKARPFASLERARDAARAAKHDVSITIWLRGGDYRRTTTFALTAADSGTAAAPVVYRAVAEEKVRMVGGAPISRFKKWRGEILRADLRAQGITNYGEMVSRGMGRPHIAALELFFNGQPMTLARWPNVGWAYTDAATKDKAQNQFVYEGERAARWTKAADAWVHGYWYYDWADHYERIASIDATHHVIETAAPNPNYNYRAGQRWQVVNVLEELDEPGEWYLDRAAGVLYFWPPSAIAAGTAEVSLLDTPLVSMEGASYVEFRDIAFELTRADGIVIHDGSHDRMEHCSIANVGNTGVVIRGGVEDAVEDSEIRTTGDGGIVLDGGDRKTLTAAGHVAARNHIHDYARWSRTYTPGVNVWGVGNRVIGNTIDHAPHFAIWVHGNEHLIEGNELHTVAMETADASAYYIGADTTERGNTVRGNYFHNLGLGDINAIYLDDESSGSFVVGNVIRGAARGVKIGGGNDNILEKNRFVDDDIGVHFDARGMGWQKAYFDGTNPALLNRLKAMPYKEEPWRSRYPQLVGFLNQTPGLPTGNAIHDNECWCRVWVAYYDKLTEKDNMDSSGNQVHPEKAVWNPEWVKGMGLDIDTPLVARRLTAVSPTQATLTIENQGRSAQAGVFEVWMEPGVDGRMVTPPEIPFSLKPGERMERTITIEHGSPVRLGAYLKGESFIPAGIKMK; encoded by the coding sequence TTGATCTTGACGTATGTGCGGCGTTTTGCGGTTGTTGTTCTTTTGGCGCTTTGTTCTGCGGTGCAGGTTTGTGGTGAGGAGTTTTATGTTTCGCCGAAAGGGGCGGACACAAATCCTGGTACGAAGGCTCGGCCGTTTGCGTCACTGGAACGGGCACGGGATGCAGCGCGTGCGGCGAAGCATGATGTGTCCATCACGATCTGGCTGCGGGGTGGTGACTACCGCAGAACCACGACGTTTGCGCTTACGGCAGCGGATAGCGGGACTGCGGCAGCGCCGGTGGTCTATCGCGCTGTGGCGGAAGAGAAGGTGCGGATGGTTGGTGGCGCGCCGATAAGCAGGTTCAAGAAGTGGCGGGGAGAGATTTTGCGCGCCGACCTGCGCGCGCAGGGGATCACCAACTACGGAGAGATGGTTTCGCGTGGCATGGGGCGACCGCACATTGCCGCGCTGGAGTTGTTTTTCAATGGCCAGCCGATGACGCTGGCGCGCTGGCCGAACGTTGGCTGGGCTTACACGGATGCAGCCACGAAAGATAAAGCGCAGAACCAGTTTGTGTATGAGGGCGAACGTGCGGCGCGCTGGACGAAGGCCGCTGATGCGTGGGTACACGGCTATTGGTATTACGACTGGGCCGATCATTACGAGCGCATCGCCTCCATTGATGCGACACATCATGTCATCGAAACCGCAGCACCCAATCCGAATTACAACTACCGGGCCGGGCAACGCTGGCAGGTGGTGAATGTGCTGGAGGAACTGGACGAACCGGGTGAGTGGTATCTGGATCGCGCGGCGGGTGTGTTGTACTTCTGGCCGCCGTCTGCGATTGCTGCCGGAACGGCGGAGGTTTCACTGCTGGATACGCCGCTGGTGAGTATGGAAGGCGCGTCGTATGTGGAGTTCCGCGATATTGCATTTGAGCTGACGCGCGCGGATGGAATTGTGATACATGACGGCAGTCATGACCGCATGGAACATTGCAGCATTGCCAACGTCGGCAACACAGGCGTGGTGATTCGCGGTGGAGTTGAAGATGCAGTGGAAGACTCGGAGATTCGTACAACGGGCGATGGCGGCATTGTTCTGGATGGCGGTGATCGCAAGACCCTTACGGCTGCCGGGCATGTTGCGGCACGCAATCATATTCACGACTATGCTCGCTGGTCGCGGACGTATACGCCGGGAGTCAATGTGTGGGGCGTGGGGAACCGCGTGATCGGCAACACGATTGACCATGCGCCGCACTTCGCCATCTGGGTACATGGCAATGAACATTTGATTGAGGGGAACGAGCTGCATACGGTGGCGATGGAGACGGCCGATGCGAGCGCCTACTACATTGGTGCGGATACGACGGAGCGCGGCAACACGGTGCGCGGCAATTACTTTCACAACCTGGGGCTGGGGGATATCAACGCGATTTATCTGGACGACGAATCCAGTGGGTCGTTTGTGGTTGGAAATGTGATTCGGGGAGCTGCTCGCGGTGTGAAGATTGGCGGCGGCAACGACAACATTCTGGAGAAGAACAGGTTTGTGGACGACGACATTGGCGTCCACTTTGACGCGCGTGGCATGGGGTGGCAAAAGGCCTATTTTGATGGCACCAATCCGGCACTGTTGAACCGGTTGAAGGCCATGCCGTACAAGGAAGAACCGTGGCGCAGCCGTTATCCGCAACTGGTGGGATTTCTGAACCAGACGCCGGGACTGCCCACGGGCAATGCGATTCACGATAACGAATGCTGGTGCAGAGTGTGGGTTGCGTACTACGACAAGTTAACGGAGAAGGACAACATGGATTCATCCGGTAACCAGGTTCACCCGGAGAAGGCGGTGTGGAATCCGGAATGGGTGAAGGGCATGGGGCTGGACATCGATACGCCGTTGGTGGCGCGTCGGCTGACGGCGGTGAGTCCGACGCAGGCGACACTGACCATTGAAAACCAGGGGCGGAGCGCGCAGGCCGGAGTGTTTGAGGTGTGGATGGAGCCGGGAGTGGATGGCAGGATGGTGACGCCACCGGAGATTCCGTTTTCCCTCAAGCCGGGGGAAAGGATGGAACGGACGATCACGATTGAGCACGGCAGCCCGGTTCGCCTGGGGGCGTATCTGAAGGGGGAGAGCTTTATTCCGGCGGGGATCAAGATGAAGTAA